A genomic segment from Luteolibacter ambystomatis encodes:
- the glmS gene encoding glutamine--fructose-6-phosphate transaminase (isomerizing) gives MCGIVGYLGKADAASVLINGLRRLEYRGYDSAGVALLDDGKIVVTKAPGKVSALSEKARAEWPAERFSRSGTGIAHTRWATHGPPTEANAHPHLDQSGDIALVHNGIIENYRALRARLEAKGHLFLSDTDTEVLSHLIGDSYKSNLFQAVCDALHQVEGTFGIAVLSAREPGKIVTARRGSPIVIGVGEGETIIASDASAILSHTQRVIYLNDNDIATVTADSIDIRDLNNVPVTREIAELGFDATAAEKGGYAHFMLKEIHEQPDALANAIRGRLDFNLGTSVLSGMGTSPRELAEISRIVLVGCGTSLHAGLVGEYAFEDLANIPAEVQQAAEFRYRNPIVSRNDLVVAISQSGETADTLAAVREAIQKGAFVMSLCNVVGSTIARETSRGVYLHAGPEISVASTKAFTCQVAILLMMALKLGRGRRFSREEGMQLAKAIESIPDLVARTVRQSDHIAEIAARYAKNEHAFFIGRGPMYPVALEGALKLKEISYIHAEGYHAAELKHGPIALLEKDTPVVALACDIPGKDKTLGNVEECRARGARILGIITEGDHEAAAVMDDVIEIPRTHPLVATIPAAVALQLFAYHVANARGCEIDQPRNLAKSVTVE, from the coding sequence ATGTGCGGCATCGTCGGATACCTTGGCAAAGCGGACGCGGCGTCCGTTCTCATCAACGGCCTTCGCAGGCTGGAATACCGTGGCTACGATTCCGCGGGCGTGGCCCTGCTCGATGACGGCAAGATCGTCGTCACCAAGGCTCCGGGGAAAGTCTCCGCATTGAGCGAAAAAGCCCGCGCCGAGTGGCCGGCGGAACGTTTCAGCCGCAGCGGCACCGGCATCGCCCACACCCGCTGGGCCACCCACGGTCCGCCCACCGAGGCGAACGCCCACCCGCACCTCGACCAATCCGGAGACATCGCGCTCGTTCACAACGGCATCATCGAGAACTACCGCGCCCTGCGTGCGCGCCTCGAAGCGAAAGGCCACCTGTTCCTTTCCGATACCGATACCGAAGTGCTCTCGCATCTCATCGGAGACAGCTACAAGAGCAACCTGTTCCAAGCCGTCTGCGATGCGCTCCACCAGGTGGAGGGCACCTTCGGCATCGCCGTGCTGTCCGCACGCGAACCCGGCAAGATCGTGACCGCCCGCCGTGGCAGCCCGATCGTCATCGGCGTGGGCGAAGGTGAAACCATCATCGCCTCCGATGCCTCCGCGATCCTCTCGCACACGCAACGGGTCATTTATCTTAATGACAACGACATCGCCACCGTCACCGCGGACTCCATCGACATCCGCGACCTGAACAACGTGCCGGTGACCCGCGAGATCGCCGAGCTGGGCTTCGATGCCACCGCTGCGGAGAAAGGCGGCTACGCGCATTTCATGCTCAAGGAAATCCACGAGCAGCCGGACGCGCTGGCCAATGCCATCCGTGGCCGTCTCGATTTCAATCTCGGCACCTCCGTGCTGTCCGGCATGGGCACCTCGCCGCGCGAACTGGCGGAGATTTCCCGTATCGTCCTCGTCGGCTGTGGCACCTCGCTGCACGCCGGTCTGGTGGGTGAGTATGCATTCGAAGATCTTGCGAACATTCCCGCGGAAGTGCAGCAGGCGGCGGAGTTCCGCTACCGCAATCCAATCGTCAGCCGCAACGACCTCGTCGTCGCCATCTCCCAGTCCGGTGAAACCGCCGACACGCTCGCAGCGGTCCGTGAGGCGATCCAGAAGGGAGCGTTCGTGATGAGCCTGTGCAACGTCGTGGGCTCCACCATCGCCCGTGAAACCTCGCGCGGTGTCTATCTCCACGCCGGTCCGGAAATCTCAGTCGCCTCCACCAAGGCCTTCACCTGCCAGGTCGCGATCCTGCTGATGATGGCACTCAAGCTGGGCCGTGGCCGCCGCTTCTCCCGCGAGGAGGGCATGCAGCTCGCCAAGGCCATCGAATCGATCCCGGATCTCGTCGCCCGCACGGTGCGGCAGAGCGACCACATCGCGGAGATCGCCGCACGCTACGCGAAGAACGAGCACGCGTTCTTCATCGGCCGCGGACCGATGTATCCCGTCGCGCTGGAAGGCGCGCTCAAACTCAAGGAGATCTCGTACATCCATGCGGAGGGCTATCACGCCGCCGAGCTGAAACACGGCCCGATTGCCCTGCTGGAAAAAGACACGCCGGTCGTCGCGCTGGCTTGTGATATCCCGGGCAAGGACAAAACCCTCGGCAACGTCGAGGAATGCCGCGCCCGCGGTGCCCGCATTCTCGGCATCATCACCGAAGGCGATCACGAAGCCGCCGCGGTGATGGATGATGTGATTGAAATTCCGCGCACCCATCCCTTGGTCGCCACCATTCCGGCCGCTGTTGCTCTCCAGCTCTTCGCCTATCACGTGGCCAACGCCCGCGGTTGCGAGATCGACCAGCCCCGCAACCTCGCGAAGAGCGTGACGGTGGAGTGA
- the glmM gene encoding phosphoglucosamine mutase has translation MSTRLFGTDGIRGRVNEFPITAEVALRVGKAVARVLRSSGPNRNRVLLGKDTRISGYMLETAMTSGLVSMGMDVFMVGPMPTPGVAHLTKSMGAAAGIMITASHNPYEDNGIKIFGPDGYKLSDELEAIVERHILGEEPEGAPLPPRQIGKAHRIEDARGRYIEFAKHTADNISLHGLKVVVDCGHGAAYFIAPLIFKELGAEVVTAGISPDGTNINDGCGALHPENAGELVRRHGADLGISFDGDADRVIFTDSNGQVVSGDRILALSAIAMKEQGRLKHDTLVCTTMSNLGLHEAMRKQGIKVETTAVGDRHVIEAMRKGGYTFGGENSGHLIFSEHATTGDGILSALQVLRMMREKNATLATLASIMQEYPNQLANIPVTDKPPIENLPKLTKLMKQATKEFGADGRHLIRYSGTEKKIRVLVEHREIESARLWVSKFAAAIREEIG, from the coding sequence ATGAGTACCCGACTGTTTGGAACCGACGGCATCCGTGGCCGTGTAAACGAATTTCCGATCACCGCTGAAGTCGCCCTCCGCGTCGGCAAGGCGGTCGCCCGCGTGCTGCGGTCCTCCGGTCCGAACCGGAACCGCGTGCTGCTGGGCAAGGACACCCGCATCTCCGGCTACATGCTCGAAACCGCCATGACCAGCGGTCTGGTTTCGATGGGCATGGACGTCTTCATGGTCGGTCCGATGCCGACCCCCGGTGTGGCCCACCTCACCAAGTCCATGGGGGCTGCCGCCGGCATCATGATCACCGCCTCGCACAATCCGTATGAGGACAACGGGATCAAGATCTTCGGCCCGGATGGCTACAAGCTCTCGGACGAGTTGGAAGCCATCGTCGAACGCCACATCCTCGGCGAGGAGCCGGAAGGCGCTCCCCTTCCTCCCCGCCAGATCGGCAAGGCCCACCGCATTGAGGACGCCCGCGGCCGCTACATCGAGTTCGCCAAGCACACTGCGGACAATATCTCGCTGCACGGGTTGAAGGTGGTGGTCGATTGCGGCCACGGTGCCGCCTATTTCATCGCACCGCTCATTTTCAAGGAACTCGGTGCGGAAGTCGTCACCGCGGGCATCAGCCCGGACGGCACCAACATCAACGACGGCTGCGGCGCGCTGCATCCGGAGAACGCCGGTGAACTGGTCCGCCGCCATGGAGCAGACCTTGGCATTTCCTTCGATGGCGACGCCGACCGCGTGATCTTCACCGACTCCAACGGCCAGGTCGTCAGCGGGGACCGCATTCTCGCCCTTTCCGCCATCGCGATGAAGGAGCAGGGCCGCCTCAAGCACGACACGCTGGTCTGCACCACCATGAGCAACCTCGGCCTCCACGAAGCCATGCGAAAGCAGGGCATCAAGGTCGAGACCACCGCCGTGGGTGACCGCCACGTCATCGAGGCGATGCGCAAGGGTGGCTACACTTTCGGCGGTGAAAATTCCGGTCACCTCATTTTCTCCGAACACGCGACCACTGGAGACGGTATCCTCAGCGCGCTCCAGGTGCTGCGCATGATGCGCGAGAAAAACGCCACGCTGGCGACCCTCGCCTCGATCATGCAGGAGTATCCGAACCAGCTCGCGAACATTCCCGTGACGGACAAACCTCCGATCGAGAACCTGCCAAAGCTCACCAAGCTGATGAAGCAGGCGACCAAGGAGTTCGGCGCGGACGGCCGCCATCTCATCCGCTACTCCGGCACCGAGAAAAAAATCCGCGTGCTGGTGGAGCACCGTGAGATCGAAAGCGCCCGCCTGTGGGTGAGCAAGTTCGCCGCCGCCATCCGCGAGGAAATCGGTTGA
- the murI gene encoding glutamate racemase, whose translation MSSAPLGIFDSGVGGLTVVRAVQQLLPHEEIIYLGDTARLPYGSKSPQTIRQFADEDVRFLLHKEVKAIVVACNTATAHALPNLLAQYRTPIIGVIEPGVEAALSDPSTQRVGIIATQGTIRSHAYQHALAQRRTGLIIHGQATPLLVPFIEENWIDHPATRMVLEAYLQPLVDKGIDTLMLACTHYPLLIPVLKQLLPEDVRLVDSATTCAEHLKKELTRLNLLAPTDKDGKLAIHLTDLSEQFEALARQFLKKSPGRIQRAVLE comes from the coding sequence GTGTCCAGCGCACCTCTCGGTATTTTCGATTCCGGCGTCGGCGGCCTCACCGTCGTCCGCGCCGTCCAGCAACTCCTTCCTCACGAGGAGATCATCTATCTCGGCGACACCGCCCGCCTGCCTTACGGATCGAAGAGTCCGCAGACGATCCGCCAGTTCGCCGATGAGGATGTGCGCTTCCTGCTGCACAAGGAGGTCAAGGCCATCGTGGTCGCGTGCAATACCGCCACCGCCCACGCCCTTCCCAACCTGCTGGCCCAGTACCGCACGCCGATCATCGGCGTGATCGAGCCGGGCGTGGAGGCCGCGCTTTCGGATCCGTCCACCCAGCGCGTGGGCATCATCGCCACCCAGGGCACGATCCGTTCGCACGCCTACCAGCATGCGCTGGCCCAGCGCCGCACCGGTCTGATCATCCACGGACAGGCGACCCCGCTGCTGGTTCCTTTCATCGAGGAAAACTGGATCGACCACCCCGCCACCCGCATGGTGCTGGAGGCCTATCTCCAGCCGCTGGTCGACAAGGGCATCGATACCCTGATGCTGGCCTGCACGCACTACCCGCTGCTCATTCCGGTGCTGAAGCAACTGCTGCCGGAAGACGTGCGGCTGGTGGACTCCGCCACCACCTGCGCGGAACACCTGAAGAAGGAACTCACACGCCTCAACCTGCTCGCACCCACGGACAAGGATGGCAAGCTCGCCATCCATCTCACGGACCTTTCCGAGCAATTCGAGGCTCTCGCCCGCCAGTTCCTGAAGAAATCCCCGGGCCGCATCCAACGCGCTGTCTTGGAATGA
- a CDS encoding FHA domain-containing protein, with protein MPRVTITVPDTTPQPYRFQLDRRKVTLGRGSDNDIVISDSSVSSKHAEMVRTDNGYEIRDLGSTNGTKLDGQRRMTIPLWSGTTVILGDVAFDFQLSEDEQAELGAQSPIEPLPAEQPVRRRSTMAEAPVAGRSGTAMLLIFLVLAAAAFSIGLAIRHQKETGHSLLSELTGKKPAKKTPAGSEPAPASGETPAAPAEPAPATPAEPTTPAPSEPAK; from the coding sequence ATGCCTCGCGTCACCATCACCGTCCCGGACACCACTCCGCAGCCCTACCGCTTCCAGCTCGACCGCCGGAAGGTCACCCTCGGCCGGGGCAGCGACAACGATATCGTCATCAGCGACAGCTCCGTTTCGTCGAAGCACGCGGAAATGGTTCGCACGGACAACGGCTATGAAATCCGAGATCTGGGCTCCACCAACGGCACCAAGCTGGACGGCCAGCGCCGCATGACGATCCCTCTCTGGTCCGGCACAACCGTCATCCTTGGCGATGTGGCCTTCGATTTCCAACTCAGTGAGGACGAGCAGGCGGAACTCGGCGCGCAATCCCCGATCGAACCGCTCCCGGCCGAGCAGCCGGTTCGCCGCCGCAGCACCATGGCGGAGGCCCCCGTGGCAGGACGCTCCGGCACGGCCATGCTTTTGATTTTCCTCGTCCTGGCAGCCGCCGCTTTCAGCATCGGCCTCGCCATCCGCCACCAGAAGGAAACCGGGCACTCCCTGTTGAGCGAACTCACCGGCAAAAAGCCCGCCAAGAAAACCCCCGCCGGTTCCGAGCCAGCTCCTGCATCCGGCGAAACGCCTGCGGCTCCTGCGGAACCAGCCCCGGCGACCCCAGCGGAACCCACCACTCCGGCACCGTCCGAGCCCGCGAAGTAA
- a CDS encoding endonuclease/exonuclease/phosphatase family protein — protein sequence MKLILPVLTAVLLALPCRAGEGPKPLRVVSWNLHHGEGSDGKQDLARIAAVIQSQEPDVVILQEVDNKCQRSGQVDQAAELARLTQLQYVFGKAMDYDGGEYGQAILSRFPLSDLKVHRLPGDGEPRIAISAQAESHFGPITIAGLHLDYGDPARQLAQAQVASAALLGVSNLPLVLAGDFNATPDSKTLEVFSQAPWVVVPKSGPAATEPAAKPEKEIDFTVVRGLRAVKPTVVVAEAVASDHRPIVTVFSKPE from the coding sequence ATGAAATTGATTTTGCCCGTCCTGACCGCCGTGCTGCTGGCTCTGCCATGCCGCGCCGGAGAGGGGCCGAAGCCACTCCGGGTGGTCAGTTGGAACCTTCACCACGGAGAGGGAAGCGATGGAAAGCAGGATTTGGCCCGGATCGCCGCGGTGATCCAATCCCAGGAGCCGGATGTGGTGATCCTGCAGGAGGTGGATAACAAATGCCAGCGCAGCGGGCAGGTGGATCAGGCGGCGGAACTGGCCCGGCTGACCCAGCTTCAATACGTTTTCGGCAAGGCGATGGACTACGATGGCGGTGAATACGGCCAGGCGATCCTGTCCCGCTTTCCGCTGTCGGATCTCAAGGTCCACCGGCTGCCCGGTGATGGAGAACCACGGATCGCGATTTCCGCCCAAGCGGAGAGCCATTTCGGCCCGATCACCATTGCGGGGCTGCATCTCGACTACGGCGACCCCGCCCGGCAACTGGCTCAGGCTCAGGTGGCATCGGCCGCTCTGCTGGGTGTTTCGAACCTGCCGCTGGTGCTGGCGGGGGACTTCAATGCCACTCCGGACTCGAAGACCCTCGAGGTTTTTTCCCAAGCCCCGTGGGTGGTGGTGCCGAAATCCGGACCCGCTGCGACCGAACCGGCTGCAAAGCCGGAGAAGGAGATCGATTTCACCGTGGTGCGTGGTTTGCGGGCCGTGAAGCCCACCGTGGTGGTCGCAGAGGCGGTGGCATCCGACCACCGGCCGATCGTGACGGTGTTCTCAAAGCCCGAGTGA
- a CDS encoding bactofilin family protein, producing the protein MANPTNVLASGIEITGSIRFSNDMIIDGKIEGEITSDKGRVTIGENALVKGDVTAGEVKVYGKVEGKITSQRCELKDKSRINGDIKSKVFTMEEGAQLSGRTEIGG; encoded by the coding sequence ATGGCCAATCCGACCAACGTTCTCGCCAGCGGCATCGAAATCACGGGTTCGATCCGGTTCTCCAATGACATGATCATCGACGGCAAAATCGAGGGTGAGATCACCTCCGACAAGGGCCGCGTGACCATCGGCGAAAACGCCCTCGTCAAAGGCGACGTGACCGCCGGAGAGGTGAAGGTCTATGGCAAGGTGGAAGGCAAGATCACCTCCCAGCGCTGCGAACTGAAGGACAAGTCCCGCATCAACGGTGACATCAAGTCCAAGGTCTTCACCATGGAAGAAGGGGCCCAGCTTTCCGGCCGCACCGAGATCGGCGGCTGA
- a CDS encoding pyridoxal-phosphate dependent enzyme: MERDALPLDRRLRQETLFARERVYRFGQPTPLERLILPGPGPGPEIWVKREDLSPIKAYKWRGACNRMAVLTPEEATRGVVTASAGNHAQGVALAAKQLGIDARIYMPRSTPRVKQQAVKLHGGDRVEIRLVGDSYDEAVTAAREDERTTGAVYLHAYDDVQVMAGQATLADEVVLSGHGPFDAAYLQIGGGGMAAGAACWFQMLWPDTELVGVEGEGQASMKAALEAGEPVTLEKVDIFCDGTAVRKAGSLPFEVCRDTLARVETVSNTEVSRAIRVLWETLRCVSEPSGAMGLAAVLKNREALAGKRVLVVVTGANIDFLQLGLIAQSEGASATASRTLRVRIPERPGTMLALLDGCFEGLNITDFQYGKYHATEAWPVFTVTSDDDSQLAALPERLAVGGYEWKDLAGAVDVNFRAIPLREELLTSPLFLRLDFYERRGALHDFLDKIIRGRASFFYFNYRQSGERIGRALIGLDFETDEARDQFTATLPPRGEGYRLCTPLDAAAQHRILGA, encoded by the coding sequence ATGGAACGTGACGCGCTGCCCCTCGACCGCCGCCTGCGGCAGGAAACCCTGTTCGCCCGCGAGCGGGTGTACCGGTTCGGGCAGCCCACCCCCCTTGAGCGTCTGATCCTGCCCGGTCCCGGCCCCGGTCCGGAGATCTGGGTGAAGCGTGAGGACCTTTCCCCGATCAAAGCCTACAAGTGGCGCGGTGCCTGCAACCGCATGGCCGTGCTCACGCCCGAGGAAGCCACCCGCGGTGTGGTCACCGCTTCCGCTGGCAACCACGCCCAAGGAGTCGCGCTCGCCGCGAAGCAGCTCGGTATCGACGCCCGTATCTACATGCCCCGCTCCACTCCGCGCGTGAAGCAGCAGGCGGTGAAACTCCATGGCGGCGACCGCGTGGAGATCCGCCTCGTCGGCGACAGCTACGATGAAGCCGTGACCGCCGCCCGCGAGGATGAGCGCACCACCGGCGCGGTCTATCTGCATGCGTATGATGACGTCCAGGTGATGGCAGGTCAGGCCACGCTCGCGGACGAGGTCGTGCTTTCCGGACACGGCCCTTTCGATGCCGCCTATCTCCAAATCGGCGGGGGCGGCATGGCCGCCGGGGCGGCGTGCTGGTTCCAGATGCTGTGGCCGGATACCGAACTCGTCGGCGTGGAAGGCGAAGGCCAGGCCTCGATGAAGGCCGCACTGGAAGCCGGTGAGCCGGTGACCTTGGAGAAGGTCGATATTTTCTGCGATGGCACCGCGGTGCGGAAAGCGGGATCGCTGCCATTCGAAGTCTGCCGCGACACGCTCGCCCGAGTCGAAACCGTCAGCAACACCGAGGTCAGCCGCGCCATCCGCGTGCTATGGGAAACCCTCCGCTGTGTCTCCGAACCATCCGGCGCGATGGGTCTTGCCGCGGTGCTGAAGAACCGCGAGGCCCTGGCCGGAAAGCGTGTGCTGGTCGTCGTCACCGGCGCGAACATCGACTTCCTCCAACTCGGGCTGATCGCCCAATCGGAAGGTGCGTCCGCTACCGCCAGCCGCACCCTGCGCGTCCGCATCCCGGAGCGTCCCGGCACCATGCTGGCCTTGCTCGATGGCTGCTTCGAGGGGCTCAACATCACCGATTTCCAATACGGCAAGTACCACGCCACCGAGGCCTGGCCGGTGTTCACGGTCACCTCGGATGATGATTCCCAGCTCGCCGCCCTGCCCGAACGACTCGCGGTGGGTGGCTACGAATGGAAAGATCTGGCCGGTGCCGTGGATGTGAACTTCCGCGCCATCCCGCTGCGCGAGGAACTGCTCACCAGCCCGTTGTTCCTGCGCCTCGACTTCTACGAACGCCGCGGCGCGCTCCACGACTTCCTCGACAAGATCATCCGCGGCCGCGCGAGCTTCTTTTACTTCAACTACCGCCAGTCCGGCGAACGCATCGGCCGTGCCCTGATCGGACTCGATTTCGAAACCGACGAAGCGCGTGACCAATTCACCGCCACCCTGCCGCCGCGCGGCGAAGGCTATCGCCTCTGCACTCCGCTGGATGCTGCGGCGCAGCACCGGATTCTAGGAGCCTGA
- a CDS encoding APC family permease, whose product MSETRRAGSSAATALVVANMIGTGVFVSLHFQLFTYSAATPILMLWIVGGLAALCGALSYAEVAKAMPRSGGEYRFLSELFHPALGFMAGLLSAVVGFAAPTALVALALGIYLNRSIPAIPVEAAAVAVILLGAFSHAMSVRTSGRVQLVATTLKLALIAIFLIASLFLPGHGDVRWASQSEDWKAMFQPAFAASLFWVFYAYTGWNAAVYGLEEWDQPKRDVKRALVGGTVIVIAIYVALNAAFLRAASMESLKETEAIADVAAGALFGPGVAHWTSALLAAGLFSSVSALLWAGPRVLGSMGRDMPALGWFAAQDRPPIRSLVLQAGLAVFFVFYGKILALFSKPAAGAVADPSQSKGDLEKLMKYTTVGLTLCSALTVAGLFILWRRGKVGALSLLPATLFLIMSAFVIYQSLAMDVGWQSPGWQPGLRVWLTAPTFSGLVTALVCALLWFPLNRKSR is encoded by the coding sequence GTGTCTGAAACGCGTCGTGCAGGAAGCTCCGCCGCCACCGCCCTGGTGGTGGCCAACATGATCGGAACCGGCGTTTTCGTCTCCCTTCACTTCCAGCTTTTTACCTACAGTGCGGCAACGCCGATCCTGATGCTTTGGATCGTGGGTGGTCTGGCGGCCCTCTGCGGGGCACTCAGCTATGCCGAGGTGGCGAAAGCCATGCCCCGTTCCGGAGGGGAGTACCGTTTCCTGAGCGAGTTGTTTCACCCGGCACTGGGCTTCATGGCCGGCCTGCTTTCCGCCGTAGTCGGATTCGCCGCCCCCACGGCGCTGGTGGCGCTCGCTCTGGGCATCTATCTCAACCGGAGCATCCCCGCGATACCCGTGGAGGCGGCAGCCGTGGCGGTCATTCTGCTCGGAGCATTCTCGCATGCCATGAGCGTGCGGACGAGCGGAAGGGTGCAACTGGTCGCCACGACCCTGAAGCTCGCCTTGATCGCCATCTTCCTCATCGCCTCGCTGTTCCTGCCAGGCCACGGCGACGTCCGCTGGGCCTCGCAGTCCGAGGATTGGAAGGCCATGTTCCAGCCGGCGTTCGCCGCCTCGCTGTTCTGGGTCTTCTACGCCTACACCGGCTGGAATGCAGCGGTGTATGGCCTTGAGGAATGGGACCAGCCGAAGCGCGACGTGAAGCGTGCCCTCGTGGGCGGCACCGTGATTGTCATCGCGATCTACGTGGCGCTGAACGCCGCTTTCCTGCGCGCCGCCTCCATGGAAAGCCTGAAGGAGACCGAAGCGATCGCCGATGTCGCAGCGGGAGCCTTGTTCGGTCCCGGGGTTGCCCACTGGACCTCCGCCCTCCTGGCAGCGGGACTCTTCTCGTCGGTCAGTGCGCTGCTGTGGGCAGGTCCGCGGGTTTTGGGATCGATGGGCCGGGACATGCCCGCGCTGGGTTGGTTCGCGGCGCAGGACCGGCCTCCAATCCGTTCGCTGGTGCTTCAGGCCGGACTGGCGGTGTTCTTCGTCTTCTATGGCAAGATCCTCGCGCTCTTTTCCAAACCCGCTGCCGGAGCCGTGGCCGATCCTTCCCAATCGAAGGGCGACCTCGAAAAGCTGATGAAATACACCACCGTCGGGCTTACACTCTGCTCCGCGCTGACGGTCGCCGGACTCTTCATTCTCTGGAGACGGGGCAAGGTCGGCGCACTGTCCCTGTTACCCGCCACCCTCTTCCTGATCATGAGCGCCTTCGTGATCTATCAATCCCTCGCCATGGATGTCGGCTGGCAGTCTCCGGGCTGGCAGCCGGGTCTCCGCGTCTGGCTGACCGCTCCCACTTTCTCCGGCCTCGTTACCGCGCTCGTCTGCGCCCTCCTCTGGTTTCCACTCAACCGCAAATCCCGATGA
- a CDS encoding alpha/beta fold hydrolase: MQEIHGVAAKLSRDISSCRAYAAAAMSEMDEQYWTAPDGRRLCYAEYGDPAGKPLLFFHGWPSSRLQGWILDEEAKRLGLRIISPDRPGMGRSDYAGKRTLAQWSETIRGLSDHLELAEFRVMGVSGGGPYALACAAWLPDQTKRVAVVCGAPPLVEFKDHSDLMWTYRLLLKIRRHAPGVLGRVIGLSRRISDMPSNRPPMSWILKSVPPEDRDAIEGAGGYDTFIGSFHEGIRQGGPGVVADADVYLNDWQLDFSSIRVPVTFWHGALDRNIPIRMAREVAAKVPTATTHWFEDEGHYSLPLRQLTPILEDLA, translated from the coding sequence GTGCAAGAAATCCACGGAGTGGCGGCGAAATTGTCGCGGGATATTTCTTCCTGCCGTGCGTATGCTGCGGCAGCGATGTCGGAAATGGACGAGCAATACTGGACCGCGCCGGACGGACGGCGGCTGTGTTATGCCGAATACGGCGATCCGGCGGGGAAGCCGCTGCTGTTTTTCCACGGTTGGCCGAGTTCTCGGTTGCAAGGGTGGATACTGGACGAGGAGGCGAAGCGGCTAGGGCTGCGGATCATTTCCCCGGACCGGCCGGGGATGGGGCGTTCCGATTACGCTGGAAAACGGACGCTCGCCCAGTGGTCGGAAACGATCCGGGGGCTCAGCGATCATCTCGAGCTGGCCGAGTTCCGCGTCATGGGGGTTTCCGGCGGCGGTCCCTATGCGCTGGCGTGCGCCGCGTGGCTGCCGGATCAGACCAAGCGCGTGGCAGTCGTGTGCGGGGCTCCGCCGCTGGTCGAGTTCAAGGATCACTCCGATCTGATGTGGACCTACCGCCTGCTTCTAAAAATCCGCCGCCATGCTCCGGGGGTGTTGGGCCGTGTCATTGGGTTGTCCCGCCGGATTTCCGACATGCCCTCCAATCGTCCGCCGATGAGCTGGATTCTCAAATCGGTCCCGCCGGAAGACCGCGACGCCATCGAGGGCGCGGGCGGCTACGACACTTTCATCGGCAGTTTCCACGAAGGCATCCGTCAGGGCGGGCCCGGCGTGGTCGCGGATGCGGATGTTTATCTCAATGACTGGCAGCTCGATTTCTCCTCGATCCGGGTGCCCGTCACCTTTTGGCATGGGGCACTCGACCGCAATATCCCCATCCGGATGGCCCGCGAGGTGGCAGCCAAAGTGCCCACCGCCACCACTCATTGGTTCGAGGACGAGGGGCACTATTCGTTGCCGCTCCGGCAGCTCACCCCGATTTTGGAGGATCTGGCCTGA
- a CDS encoding PA0069 family radical SAM protein, with protein sequence MAERGRGADGNPLNRFDRFHVETDEDAWVDDAPRPLKTVFLGDDSQSILTKSDTEDLPFDHGLNPYRGCEHGCAYCYARTYHEYLGFSAGLDFESKIVVKRNAPALLEKALLKKTYQPGFIAMSGVTDCYQPAERKLEITRGCLEVCARFRQPILLITKNALISRDLDHLVELAKHRATAVFLSVTTLDPKLARILEPRASTPRARLETIRTLAEAGVPAGVSAAPMIPGLNDSEMPAILAAAKEHGASFAMYSMVRLPGSVAEVFASWLARNFPDRKEKVLNRIRAAYEGMLNSTAPGFRNRGAGAAAEQLRAMFHASCRRLGLAPRPPQLSTASFRRMTPGQGELF encoded by the coding sequence ATGGCCGAGCGTGGGCGCGGAGCGGACGGAAATCCGCTCAACCGGTTCGACCGTTTCCATGTGGAGACGGACGAGGACGCGTGGGTGGATGACGCTCCCCGGCCGTTGAAGACGGTTTTTCTCGGGGATGATTCGCAATCGATCCTCACGAAGAGCGACACGGAGGATCTGCCATTCGACCACGGCCTGAATCCCTATCGCGGGTGCGAGCACGGCTGCGCGTATTGCTACGCCCGGACCTATCACGAGTATCTCGGCTTTTCCGCCGGACTCGATTTCGAGTCGAAGATCGTGGTGAAGCGGAATGCTCCGGCCTTGCTGGAGAAAGCGCTTCTGAAAAAGACCTATCAGCCCGGATTCATCGCCATGTCCGGTGTGACCGATTGCTATCAGCCTGCGGAGCGCAAGCTGGAGATCACGCGCGGTTGTCTGGAGGTGTGCGCTCGTTTCCGCCAGCCGATCCTGTTGATCACGAAGAACGCGCTCATCTCCCGTGACCTCGATCATCTGGTGGAGCTGGCGAAGCATCGCGCGACCGCCGTTTTCCTTTCCGTGACCACGCTCGATCCCAAGCTGGCACGCATTCTCGAACCGCGTGCGTCCACGCCAAGGGCACGATTGGAAACGATCCGTACCTTGGCGGAAGCGGGAGTGCCAGCGGGCGTGAGTGCCGCACCGATGATCCCGGGCCTCAATGATTCCGAGATGCCCGCCATTCTTGCCGCCGCGAAGGAACATGGTGCATCCTTCGCGATGTATTCGATGGTGCGTTTGCCCGGCAGCGTGGCGGAGGTATTCGCGTCGTGGCTGGCGCGGAACTTTCCGGATCGGAAGGAGAAGGTGCTGAACCGCATCCGTGCGGCCTATGAAGGCATGCTCAACTCCACCGCACCGGGATTTCGGAATCGCGGCGCGGGGGCTGCGGCGGAGCAACTTCGCGCGATGTTCCATGCGAGCTGCCGCCGTCTTGGATTGGCGCCGCGCCCGCCCCAGCTATCCACCGCTTCCTTCCGCCGTATGACGCCGGGGCAGGGGGAGTTGTTCTAA